One window from the genome of Pseudomonas frederiksbergensis encodes:
- a CDS encoding polysaccharide lyase family 7 protein — translation MIDVTVWSVTLPVQTPAQVVATKAMPSLNNKYFDNNGQRIIFWAPVTGSHTGNSDYPRSELRETSRDGKHRNWRYNSGINTLKGELTVNQVPSEGRVVVAQIHAKNAPTPLLKLVYRFEKGTGNIDVEYRVKPKDKKSPVIYTVPKVPLNKSFSYTLQMDKQGQLSVLIGKNGKQVKLDKSWHGYDFYFKAGVYTLDNKGYSNEGGKVTYTKLSVSHK, via the coding sequence ATGATTGACGTGACTGTCTGGAGCGTGACCCTGCCGGTGCAAACGCCCGCGCAGGTGGTGGCAACCAAAGCCATGCCCAGTTTGAACAACAAGTATTTCGACAATAACGGCCAGCGGATCATCTTCTGGGCGCCCGTCACCGGCTCCCATACCGGTAACAGCGACTATCCGCGTTCCGAACTGCGGGAAACCAGCAGGGACGGGAAACACCGCAACTGGCGCTACAACAGCGGCATCAACACACTCAAGGGCGAATTGACGGTCAACCAGGTGCCCTCGGAAGGTCGTGTGGTCGTGGCGCAGATTCACGCCAAGAATGCGCCGACGCCGTTATTGAAACTGGTGTACCGCTTTGAAAAGGGCACCGGCAATATTGACGTGGAATATAGGGTCAAGCCTAAGGACAAAAAGAGCCCGGTGATCTACACCGTGCCCAAGGTACCGCTGAACAAGTCCTTCTCGTACACGCTGCAAATGGACAAGCAAGGCCAGCTCTCGGTGCTGATTGGTAAAAACGGCAAGCAGGTCAAGCTGGACAAGTCCTGGCACGGCTACGATTTCTATTTCAAGGCCGGCGTCTACACCCTGGATAACAAGGGCTATTCCAATGAAGGCGGGAAAGTGACCTACACCAAACTGAGCGTCAGTCACAAGTGA
- a CDS encoding L-lactate permease — translation MVWQQVYDPFGNAVLSTFLAAVPVVVMLASLAFFHVKAHLAALYALASALLIAIFAFGMPADMAGSAALYGAANGLLPIGWIVLNIIFLHRLTTENGSFKVLQDSLARITDDRRLQLLLIAFCFGAFFEGAAGFGTPVAVTGAILIGLGFSPLAASGLALIANTAPVAFGALGTPIITLAKVTGLDEMELSMMVGRQLPFFSVIVPFWLIWAFAGWRKMLEVWPAILVAGVSFAIPQFVVSNYHGPMLVDVIAALISMACLAGFLKVWKPATVHTSAALTGRHDDSKIDASEQQTPVASAAFSNDARPAVLRAWMPWIILTVFVFAWGTQGFKNIFDTRPAIDPQTQSVKLDPQGKPMREANPIFSPLLTFGTIHQQIEKVPPVVPQPKTEEAVYKFNWFTATGSGIFLAAIVGGLLMGYSIPQLARQYLRTLWVVRYSLITIVAMLALGFLTRYSGLDATMGLAFAATGIFYPMFGTLLGWLGVALTGSDTASNVLFGGLQRVTAEQLGISPVLMAAANSSGGVMGKMVDAQSIVVASTATRWYGHEGEILRYVFFHSVVLAILVGGLVTLQAYVEPFSHMVVGGK, via the coding sequence ATGGTCTGGCAACAAGTCTACGATCCCTTCGGTAATGCGGTGCTATCGACGTTCCTGGCGGCGGTTCCGGTGGTGGTAATGCTGGCGTCCCTGGCGTTCTTTCATGTCAAGGCGCACCTGGCGGCGCTGTATGCCCTGGCCTCGGCGTTGCTCATTGCGATTTTCGCTTTCGGCATGCCGGCGGACATGGCCGGTTCAGCGGCGCTTTATGGCGCGGCCAACGGGCTGCTGCCCATTGGCTGGATCGTGCTCAACATCATCTTCCTGCACCGGCTGACCACCGAGAACGGTTCGTTCAAGGTCCTGCAGGATTCCCTGGCGCGCATCACCGATGACCGCCGCTTGCAGTTGCTGTTGATCGCCTTTTGTTTCGGCGCATTCTTCGAGGGCGCGGCGGGTTTCGGCACGCCGGTGGCGGTGACCGGCGCGATCCTGATCGGGCTGGGTTTTTCGCCCCTCGCCGCCTCGGGCCTGGCGTTGATTGCCAACACCGCACCCGTGGCGTTTGGCGCCCTGGGCACGCCGATCATCACGCTGGCAAAAGTCACCGGGCTGGATGAGATGGAGTTGTCGATGATGGTCGGTCGGCAACTGCCGTTCTTCTCGGTGATCGTGCCGTTCTGGCTGATCTGGGCGTTCGCCGGCTGGCGCAAGATGCTTGAAGTGTGGCCCGCGATCCTGGTGGCCGGTGTCAGCTTTGCCATCCCGCAGTTCGTGGTGTCGAACTACCACGGACCGATGCTGGTGGATGTGATTGCCGCGCTCATTTCGATGGCCTGCCTCGCGGGTTTCCTGAAAGTCTGGAAGCCCGCCACGGTGCATACCTCGGCGGCGCTGACAGGGCGGCACGATGATTCGAAGATCGACGCCAGCGAACAACAGACGCCGGTGGCCAGCGCCGCGTTTTCCAATGACGCTCGACCCGCGGTGCTGCGCGCCTGGATGCCGTGGATCATCCTCACCGTGTTCGTGTTCGCCTGGGGCACCCAGGGCTTCAAGAACATTTTCGACACCCGCCCGGCCATCGATCCGCAGACCCAATCGGTCAAGCTCGATCCTCAAGGCAAGCCGATGCGCGAGGCAAATCCGATCTTCTCGCCGTTGCTGACCTTCGGCACGATCCATCAGCAGATCGAAAAAGTCCCGCCGGTGGTGCCCCAGCCCAAAACCGAGGAAGCGGTCTACAAGTTCAACTGGTTCACCGCCACCGGCAGCGGCATCTTCCTGGCGGCGATCGTAGGGGGCTTGTTGATGGGCTATTCCATCCCGCAACTGGCGCGCCAGTATCTTCGAACGCTGTGGGTGGTGCGCTATTCGCTGATCACCATCGTGGCGATGCTGGCGCTGGGTTTCCTCACGCGTTATTCGGGCCTGGACGCCACCATGGGCCTGGCGTTCGCCGCGACGGGTATCTTCTACCCGATGTTCGGCACTCTGTTGGGCTGGCTCGGCGTGGCGCTGACCGGTTCGGACACGGCGTCCAACGTACTCTTTGGAGGGTTGCAACGAGTGACGGCGGAGCAATTGGGCATCAGCCCGGTGCTGATGGCCGCTGCGAACAGTTCAGGTGGGGTGATGGGCAAGATGGTCGACGCCCAGTCGATCGTGGTCGCTTCCACCGCGACCCGCTGGTACGGCCACGAAGGAGAAATCCTGCGCTACGTGTTTTTCCACTCGGTGGTGCTGGCGATTCTGGTGGGCGGGCTGGTGACGTTGCAGGCGTATGTGGAGCCGTTCAGTCACATGGTGGTGGGAGGAAAGTAA
- a CDS encoding DUF6124 family protein — translation MFKVTPNPPDTDPADPKEFDKAADRALDYYLKPKSCKPTPDPSQLFTVINGVDTEALLANLSETLASANAMIHDLAFDLDGSRRHVALGILQLIEMGAMLANRALDNVEAR, via the coding sequence ATGTTCAAAGTAACCCCGAATCCACCCGACACCGATCCAGCCGACCCGAAAGAATTCGACAAAGCCGCCGATCGCGCCCTCGATTACTACCTCAAGCCCAAATCCTGCAAACCGACACCTGACCCAAGCCAACTCTTCACGGTGATCAACGGTGTCGACACCGAAGCCCTGCTTGCCAACCTCAGCGAAACCCTCGCCTCGGCCAACGCGATGATCCACGACCTGGCGTTCGACCTGGACGGCTCGCGACGACACGTTGCCCTGGGCATCCTGCAGTTGATCGAAATGGGCGCCATGCTGGCGAACCGCGCGCTGGACAACGTCGAAGCGCGCTAG
- a CDS encoding RidA family protein, with product MANQDITFTPDPDTDSISSDVAGFGGLLVSTQIPTRADGSLELGDITLQSECTLQALKTALERAGSSMDRVLHLTIYLTDMADRAAFNEVYKRFFAKPWPVRAAVGVAALAVEGMRVEVTAMAAKG from the coding sequence ATGGCGAACCAAGACATCACGTTCACTCCCGACCCGGACACGGACTCCATCTCTTCCGACGTCGCCGGCTTCGGCGGCCTGCTGGTTTCCACGCAAATCCCCACCCGCGCCGACGGCAGCCTGGAACTGGGCGACATCACGCTGCAGAGCGAGTGCACGTTGCAGGCGCTCAAGACCGCACTGGAACGTGCCGGCAGCTCCATGGACCGCGTGTTGCACCTGACCATCTACCTCACCGACATGGCCGATCGCGCGGCGTTCAACGAGGTGTACAAGCGCTTCTTCGCCAAGCCTTGGCCTGTACGCGCGGCTGTCGGCGTGGCGGCCCTGGCGGTCGAAGGGATGCGAGTGGAAGTGACGGCGATGGCGGCGAAGGGCTGA
- a CDS encoding SOS response-associated peptidase family protein: protein MCECFVQPVSAKDSLAFFAQRDAFGAHNNPGLSADSLHAAAAPALHDRQSVIKPNMQVSAIRNRGGHLESIKVRWGWSPVWSMGTMPPLTHLPLHLVMRSKVFDRIKRDGRVLVAVDGWYEEAADTSAPAQAKRLSYTTSRQSSPIFLAALAQASETPNGCDGLALVTYGDIANQQQRLLAFTGENALEWLRPDLDWEQARHMAAHVAVDEPQLEHVLTARRMVQGRR from the coding sequence ATGTGTGAATGTTTCGTTCAGCCTGTCTCTGCCAAGGATTCCCTGGCGTTCTTTGCCCAGCGGGATGCCTTCGGCGCCCACAACAACCCAGGCCTGTCGGCCGACAGTCTTCACGCCGCGGCAGCTCCTGCGCTCCATGATCGACAAAGCGTGATCAAGCCGAACATGCAGGTCAGTGCCATCCGCAACCGTGGCGGGCATCTGGAGAGCATCAAGGTTCGCTGGGGGTGGTCGCCCGTCTGGTCGATGGGCACCATGCCGCCGCTGACGCACCTGCCCTTGCACCTGGTAATGCGCTCCAAGGTATTTGACCGGATCAAGCGCGACGGCCGCGTCCTGGTGGCAGTGGACGGCTGGTATGAAGAAGCCGCGGACACCAGCGCGCCCGCCCAGGCCAAGCGCCTGAGCTATACGACTTCGCGGCAGTCGTCGCCCATCTTCCTCGCCGCCCTGGCCCAGGCCAGCGAAACGCCCAACGGTTGTGACGGACTGGCCTTGGTGACGTATGGCGACATTGCCAATCAACAGCAGCGGCTGCTGGCCTTCACCGGGGAAAATGCCCTCGAATGGTTGCGCCCTGATCTGGATTGGGAGCAAGCGCGACACATGGCCGCCCACGTGGCTGTCGACGAACCGCAACTGGAACATGTGCTGACCGCCAGGCGCATGGTTCAGGGCCGACGGTGA
- a CDS encoding DUF2790 domain-containing protein: MKTAMIIVALLGFSSVVAAQDGAANTQPVEQYGYGTHLDVAKVISEDPVPDVCAVVPTYMTYQDSQGKQHVLAYDVMGRCSQG; this comes from the coding sequence ATGAAAACGGCAATGATCATCGTCGCACTCTTGGGCTTCAGCTCTGTGGTAGCGGCACAGGACGGCGCTGCAAATACTCAACCTGTAGAGCAATACGGTTATGGCACCCACCTTGATGTCGCCAAGGTCATCTCTGAAGACCCGGTGCCAGATGTTTGCGCTGTAGTGCCGACGTACATGACCTACCAGGATTCACAAGGAAAACAGCACGTACTGGCCTATGACGTCATGGGCCGTTGCAGCCAGGGCTAA
- a CDS encoding LysR family transcriptional regulator — protein MDKLSNMSVYIKVVEMGSFTAVANHLNSTVGNVSRAVSALENVLDARLLQRSTRRLSVTDAGRRFYERCTKILADLESAEAEASNAALEPRGTLRVHCVPGLARHLVTGAVLEYRQQFPEVTVDLLLSQRMPNLLEDQLDVSILIARALPDSAYVSQKIGVSHCVLVASPDYLARHAAPETPEDLRDHQCLLLGTVDYVRDEWQLKSKAGDATFVPTGPSFSVNDMDAMALAIREGAGIGLLAGFTAIDDLRSGKLVQVLPDYHTYERNVYAVYTSRQFVDAKITRFIETLKDRVGSQLAATAQALID, from the coding sequence ATGGATAAGCTTTCGAACATGTCGGTGTACATAAAGGTTGTCGAAATGGGCAGTTTCACGGCCGTGGCCAATCATCTGAATTCCACGGTCGGTAACGTCTCGCGTGCTGTCTCTGCGCTGGAAAACGTGCTCGATGCGCGCCTGTTGCAACGCTCGACCCGACGCCTGTCGGTCACCGATGCGGGGCGACGGTTCTATGAGCGCTGCACGAAAATTCTGGCTGATCTGGAGAGTGCCGAAGCCGAAGCCAGCAATGCCGCGCTGGAACCTCGAGGAACACTGAGGGTGCATTGCGTTCCCGGACTAGCCCGGCATCTGGTCACCGGGGCCGTGCTGGAATACCGCCAGCAATTCCCGGAAGTGACCGTGGATTTATTGCTCTCGCAACGCATGCCTAACCTTTTGGAAGACCAACTGGATGTCTCGATTCTGATCGCCCGCGCGCTCCCCGATTCGGCGTATGTCAGCCAAAAGATCGGTGTCAGCCATTGTGTGCTGGTGGCGTCGCCAGACTACCTGGCCCGGCACGCGGCCCCGGAGACGCCTGAAGATCTGCGCGATCACCAGTGTCTTTTGTTGGGTACCGTGGACTATGTGCGGGATGAGTGGCAGCTAAAGAGCAAAGCGGGGGACGCGACATTTGTCCCGACAGGTCCAAGTTTCAGCGTCAACGATATGGATGCGATGGCGCTTGCCATTCGAGAGGGCGCGGGGATTGGCTTGCTGGCCGGGTTCACGGCCATCGACGATTTGCGTTCCGGCAAGCTAGTGCAGGTTTTGCCTGACTACCATACCTATGAGCGCAACGTGTACGCCGTCTATACCTCTCGGCAGTTTGTCGATGCAAAAATTACCCGGTTTATTGAAACGCTGAAAGATCGGGTTGGCAGTCAGCTGGCAGCCACGGCCCAAGCACTAATCGATTGA
- a CDS encoding NAD-dependent succinate-semialdehyde dehydrogenase yields the protein MKTSYDPLYLFIGGEWKSAEGRDTAAVVNPATGREIGRVPLATAGDLDHALEVTRLSFEQWRQTVPDKRAKILKRAADLILERAPQIAAQMTLEEGKPLNESLDEVTRAADYFEWFAESARRIDGRVVPANRPGVLQLVKRQAIGPVAAFTPWNFPAITPARKLSAALAAGCSVILKPGEESPSTALALARALDDAGLPKGVLQVVFGVPDQVSSHLIASPIIRKVTFTGSVPIGRLLSARAAEGVKPITLELGGHGPVLVFEDADIEKAAIEGVANRFRGTGQVCISSTRFLIQRGAYQAFVDHFVAATQALRIGDGLHPNTQVGPLANPRQLAKMEELVADAVEKGARVLVGGEALSGEGYFFQPTVLADVPISARVMHEEPFGPIAVLMPFDELADGLQEANRLPYGLSAYAFTSSARTAIDVADGLEAGMIGINQYRIVATELPFGGMKESGHGSEGGIEGIEHYLTHKFISQV from the coding sequence ATGAAAACCTCCTACGACCCGCTTTATCTTTTCATCGGTGGTGAATGGAAAAGTGCCGAAGGGCGCGATACTGCCGCCGTCGTCAACCCGGCAACCGGCCGGGAAATCGGGCGCGTCCCACTCGCCACCGCAGGCGACCTTGATCACGCCTTGGAAGTGACTCGCCTGAGCTTCGAGCAATGGCGCCAGACCGTGCCTGACAAACGCGCCAAGATCCTCAAGCGTGCCGCCGACCTGATCCTCGAACGCGCACCGCAGATCGCCGCGCAGATGACCCTGGAGGAAGGCAAGCCGCTGAATGAAAGCCTGGATGAAGTGACCCGCGCGGCGGATTATTTCGAATGGTTTGCCGAAAGCGCCCGGCGTATCGATGGCCGTGTGGTCCCGGCCAACCGTCCAGGCGTGTTGCAACTGGTCAAACGCCAGGCCATCGGCCCAGTGGCCGCATTTACACCGTGGAATTTCCCGGCCATCACCCCGGCACGCAAGCTCTCGGCAGCGCTGGCCGCCGGTTGCAGCGTCATTCTCAAACCCGGTGAAGAAAGCCCCTCCACAGCGCTGGCCCTGGCGCGTGCACTCGACGATGCTGGATTGCCCAAGGGTGTGCTGCAAGTGGTCTTCGGCGTGCCGGATCAAGTGTCCAGCCATCTGATCGCCTCGCCGATCATTCGCAAAGTGACCTTCACCGGTTCAGTGCCGATCGGGCGCCTGCTGTCTGCACGCGCTGCCGAAGGCGTGAAGCCCATCACCCTTGAACTCGGTGGGCACGGACCGGTGCTGGTCTTCGAAGATGCCGACATTGAAAAAGCCGCTATCGAAGGCGTCGCGAACCGCTTTCGCGGCACCGGGCAGGTGTGCATTTCATCCACTCGGTTTTTGATCCAGCGTGGCGCCTATCAAGCCTTCGTCGATCACTTTGTCGCGGCGACCCAAGCCCTGAGAATCGGTGACGGCCTGCATCCGAATACTCAGGTCGGACCTTTGGCCAACCCAAGGCAATTGGCAAAAATGGAAGAACTGGTCGCCGATGCCGTCGAGAAAGGTGCACGGGTATTGGTCGGTGGCGAAGCCTTGTCAGGCGAGGGCTACTTCTTCCAACCCACGGTTCTGGCAGATGTACCGATAAGCGCCCGCGTCATGCACGAAGAGCCTTTTGGCCCCATCGCCGTACTGATGCCGTTCGATGAACTGGCCGATGGGCTGCAAGAAGCCAACCGCCTGCCCTACGGGCTCTCGGCCTACGCGTTTACCTCCAGCGCGCGCACGGCCATTGATGTCGCCGACGGATTGGAGGCCGGAATGATCGGCATCAACCAATACCGCATCGTCGCGACCGAACTCCCGTTCGGCGGCATGAAAGAAAGCGGTCACGGCTCCGAAGGCGGCATTGAAGGCATCGAACACTATCTCACCCACAAATTCATCAGCCAGGTTTAA
- a CDS encoding carboxymuconolactone decarboxylase family protein, whose translation MSKLNFSSPREAARAFTPKLSQFVDSTLYPQIWSDPALSPRDRSLITVAALIAAGHSEELPAHLRRAAGNGVTQDELGAAITHLAFYVGFPGAITASAIANATFSETEIN comes from the coding sequence ATGTCCAAGCTCAACTTCAGCAGTCCTCGCGAAGCCGCGCGCGCGTTCACGCCAAAGCTGTCGCAATTCGTCGACTCGACGCTTTATCCGCAGATATGGAGTGACCCGGCGCTGTCCCCGCGCGACCGTAGCCTGATCACCGTGGCAGCATTAATTGCCGCTGGGCACTCGGAAGAGTTGCCAGCCCACTTACGCCGTGCGGCTGGCAACGGTGTGACCCAAGACGAACTGGGGGCAGCCATCACGCACCTGGCGTTCTACGTGGGCTTCCCTGGCGCCATCACTGCGTCTGCTATTGCCAACGCCACGTTCAGCGAAACGGAGATCAACTGA
- a CDS encoding NAD(P)H-quinone oxidoreductase, with translation MKAINIREFGSPDVLELVEVANPEVRPHDLLVRVYAAGVNRADLTHRTGGYGHPNFGDSLIIGLEIAGEVIGKGKAVTGFEVGDRVMGVVGGGAYAELARIDYRMAMHIPAQLDYVHAAAIPEVFVTAHEAMMHLAQLKAGDSVLIHAAAGGVGSAAVQLAYATGATVYATTEGSKLARVEHLGADVAIDYKTQDFAEVIADKTQGRGVDVIIDFIGEPYFARNVASLARGGRLIQVGILGGGGNVTVALEDILYRHLQIIGTVMKSRTQPEKHAMIKRFREHWLDRFEGAGSLEPVVDSTFALARAADAHRRMESSENVGKIILTMQLEDLL, from the coding sequence ATGAAAGCCATCAACATCAGAGAATTCGGTTCGCCAGACGTCCTTGAACTCGTCGAAGTCGCCAATCCTGAAGTCCGTCCTCACGACCTGCTGGTACGTGTCTATGCCGCCGGGGTGAACCGTGCGGATCTGACTCACCGGACCGGAGGGTACGGCCATCCGAATTTCGGTGACTCGCTGATCATCGGACTGGAAATTGCCGGCGAAGTGATCGGCAAAGGTAAAGCGGTGACGGGGTTCGAGGTCGGAGATCGAGTCATGGGCGTGGTCGGCGGCGGTGCCTACGCCGAGTTGGCACGCATCGATTACCGCATGGCGATGCACATCCCCGCGCAGCTTGACTATGTACACGCAGCAGCCATTCCCGAGGTCTTCGTCACGGCGCATGAAGCAATGATGCACCTGGCTCAACTCAAGGCTGGCGATTCGGTGCTGATTCACGCGGCCGCCGGCGGCGTCGGATCAGCCGCGGTGCAGTTGGCTTACGCCACCGGCGCCACGGTGTATGCGACGACCGAAGGCAGCAAGTTGGCGCGTGTCGAGCATTTGGGCGCTGACGTGGCGATCGATTATAAGACGCAGGACTTCGCTGAAGTGATCGCTGACAAAACCCAGGGTCGCGGCGTCGATGTGATCATCGACTTTATCGGTGAGCCCTACTTCGCCCGCAACGTCGCGTCCCTTGCACGCGGCGGCCGCCTCATTCAGGTGGGGATTCTCGGCGGTGGCGGCAACGTTACGGTGGCGCTGGAGGACATTCTTTATCGCCATTTGCAAATCATCGGTACGGTCATGAAGTCGCGCACGCAACCGGAGAAACACGCCATGATCAAGCGCTTCCGCGAGCACTGGCTTGATCGCTTCGAGGGTGCCGGAAGCCTTGAGCCGGTTGTTGATAGCACCTTTGCGCTAGCACGGGCTGCCGATGCGCATCGCCGGATGGAGTCTTCCGAAAACGTCGGGAAAATCATTTTGACGATGCAGCTTGAAGACTTGCTTTAA
- a CDS encoding zinc-dependent alcohol dehydrogenase family protein has translation MARIVRIHEYGDASVLKLENLEVSAPAPNEVQIGVKAIGLNRAEVMFRNHAYLQEAEFPSRLGYEAAGIVVSVGSDVTEIKIGDKVAVIPPLDIARWGTYGELANVPAHLVVKSPENLSFEEAAASWMQYVTAWGALIEQAKLRQDDFVIITAASSSVGLAAFQLARMVGAISIAITRTSAKKQALLDAGAAHVIVSDEEDIVERVMAITAGQGARVVFDPVGGPSFAPLTQSMARGGILLEYGALSPEPTPFPLFTVLGKSLTLKGYLYAEIVADLEALEKAKAFILQGLKSGALRPIIAKTFALSDIQNAHRFLEANQQIGKIVVTV, from the coding sequence ATGGCACGCATTGTCAGAATCCACGAATACGGGGATGCCAGCGTTCTGAAGCTGGAAAATCTGGAAGTTTCGGCACCGGCACCAAACGAGGTGCAGATTGGTGTTAAAGCTATTGGCTTGAACCGGGCCGAAGTGATGTTTCGCAATCACGCCTATCTACAGGAGGCCGAGTTCCCTAGCCGCTTAGGCTATGAGGCCGCTGGCATCGTGGTTTCAGTTGGTAGCGACGTAACGGAGATCAAGATTGGTGACAAAGTCGCTGTGATCCCGCCTTTGGATATCGCTCGATGGGGCACCTACGGCGAGCTGGCCAATGTACCGGCTCACCTGGTGGTAAAGAGTCCTGAGAACTTGTCCTTTGAAGAGGCTGCTGCGTCTTGGATGCAATACGTCACTGCTTGGGGGGCATTGATCGAACAAGCGAAGCTGCGGCAGGACGACTTTGTCATCATCACCGCTGCATCAAGCAGTGTTGGCCTGGCCGCCTTCCAACTTGCTCGTATGGTCGGAGCCATATCGATTGCGATCACTCGAACCAGCGCGAAAAAGCAAGCCCTACTTGATGCTGGCGCTGCGCACGTCATCGTCAGCGATGAAGAGGACATCGTCGAGCGTGTTATGGCGATAACTGCCGGTCAAGGCGCCCGTGTTGTGTTCGATCCTGTAGGCGGGCCGTCCTTTGCCCCCCTCACGCAGAGCATGGCGCGAGGCGGAATCTTGCTGGAATACGGCGCACTTAGCCCTGAGCCGACGCCATTCCCACTGTTTACAGTGCTGGGCAAAAGCTTGACCTTGAAGGGCTATCTCTATGCAGAGATTGTGGCCGACCTAGAAGCCTTGGAAAAAGCGAAGGCATTTATTCTGCAAGGGCTGAAGTCTGGTGCGTTGCGCCCGATCATCGCCAAGACATTCGCGCTTAGCGACATCCAGAATGCCCACCGTTTCCTTGAAGCCAATCAACAAATCGGCAAAATCGTGGTAACTGTCTGA
- a CDS encoding LysR family transcriptional regulator has translation MDRLTQMATFVKTVELGSFSAAADDLNLSPQLVGKQVKMLEQHLGVSLLHRTTRRQSLTDFGRTFYQRAKIILADMQSAESLAALTRGTPSGRLRINAPVTFGIRALSPRLLEYMVRYPQVSVDLTLSNELVDIVDHGYDVVFRIGELVSSGLKAMPLEPYQMVLCAAPSYLARRPPITNPWDLQQQECLGFTYSDGRSHWSFDSQEGRIDVPITSKLTINQGDPLLAAAVAGLGVVLQPIELVSDALRDGTLVRLLPQYPVPTTSMHMLYAPDRRMTPKLRSFLEFAREAFGQRGPL, from the coding sequence ATGGATCGCCTGACGCAGATGGCTACGTTCGTCAAAACAGTTGAGCTGGGTTCATTCAGCGCCGCTGCGGACGATCTGAACTTGTCCCCTCAGCTGGTAGGGAAACAGGTGAAAATGCTCGAACAACATCTCGGTGTCTCCCTACTGCATCGGACTACGCGCAGGCAAAGCCTCACTGACTTCGGCAGGACGTTCTACCAGCGCGCAAAAATAATCCTCGCAGACATGCAGTCCGCCGAGAGCCTGGCGGCCCTTACGCGTGGCACACCAAGCGGTCGCCTTCGTATCAACGCGCCGGTTACGTTCGGGATTCGCGCGCTTTCGCCACGCCTGCTGGAATACATGGTTCGATATCCACAGGTGTCTGTCGACCTAACTCTATCGAACGAGCTGGTCGATATCGTCGATCATGGTTACGACGTGGTCTTTCGCATCGGCGAGCTGGTGAGCAGTGGGTTGAAGGCGATGCCGTTAGAGCCCTATCAAATGGTTTTGTGCGCTGCACCGTCCTACCTTGCACGTCGCCCACCCATCACGAATCCATGGGATCTACAGCAGCAGGAGTGTCTGGGTTTTACCTATTCTGATGGTCGCTCGCACTGGAGCTTCGATAGCCAAGAGGGGCGTATCGATGTTCCCATTACAAGCAAATTGACGATTAATCAGGGTGACCCACTGCTGGCAGCAGCTGTAGCGGGTCTGGGTGTGGTTCTACAGCCGATAGAGCTGGTTAGCGATGCATTGCGTGATGGGACGTTGGTGCGTCTGCTACCGCAGTATCCAGTGCCGACCACCTCAATGCATATGCTTTACGCCCCTGACCGAAGAATGACCCCAAAGCTGCGCAGCTTCTTGGAGTTCGCACGTGAGGCGTTTGGGCAACGAGGCCCTCTCTAA
- a CDS encoding DUF2063 domain-containing protein produces MPEQLLEQLNCMADYVRNPQNPPPPGIEARRLAVYRQLFIGSIESLLAASFPVIHRTLPPADWRWLVHDFYANFRCQTPLFTQLAGEFVTYLEQRASLHNYPAWLPELAQHEWSESTLLLSDAVEPSHNPHGDLIEGTPVVSELARVHAYEWPVCDIGPGYQPTEKPAAPTLVLLQRNAGHVNFSRLAPMAYALLVSLMEHRRSGREHLVALAEIAGVTARELMPIGVAALEGFKTQGIVLGTRWG; encoded by the coding sequence ATGCCTGAACAATTGCTCGAACAACTCAACTGCATGGCCGACTACGTCCGCAACCCCCAAAACCCACCACCGCCGGGGATCGAAGCCCGACGCCTGGCCGTCTACCGGCAACTGTTCATCGGCAGCATCGAATCACTGCTGGCCGCCAGCTTCCCGGTCATCCACCGGACCCTGCCACCGGCCGACTGGCGATGGCTGGTCCACGACTTCTACGCCAACTTCCGCTGCCAGACGCCGCTCTTCACCCAACTGGCCGGCGAGTTCGTCACCTACCTGGAGCAACGCGCAAGCCTGCACAACTATCCCGCTTGGCTGCCCGAACTGGCACAGCACGAATGGAGCGAAAGCACCCTGCTGCTGAGCGACGCGGTGGAGCCGTCACACAACCCCCACGGCGACCTGATCGAGGGAACGCCCGTAGTATCGGAGCTTGCGCGCGTACATGCCTATGAATGGCCGGTGTGCGATATCGGACCGGGCTATCAACCCACCGAAAAACCGGCGGCGCCGACCTTGGTCCTGCTCCAACGCAATGCCGGACACGTGAATTTTTCACGCCTGGCGCCGATGGCTTATGCGTTGTTGGTGTCGCTGATGGAGCATCGGCGCAGCGGGCGGGAGCATCTGGTTGCGTTGGCAGAGATAGCCGGCGTGACGGCGCGGGAGTTAATGCCGATCGGGGTGGCGGCGCTTGAGGGGTTCAAGACGCAGGGGATTGTGTTGGGGACGCGTTGGGGGTGA